The window ATATTAATAGTCCGATTGTCATGGTTTATTTTAAAAAGGAGGGGGCTTATTTGGAAATTTATTGCAAGCAATGCGGCCAAAAATTAAAGCAAGGGCAAGGATTCTGCACTCATTGTGGCGCCGCAGTAGAAAACTCTGAGCCTGTCGGGCCGGAAACACCAAGCCCGAGCCGTAGATTGAAATCATTTTCAGGAAAAGGAATTTCTAAGAAAAGCAAAATCATTTTGTCCATATCTGTGATTGTATTGGCAGCCGCTTTTTTTGCTTACAAAATAGCGGAATCGAACCATAAACCGTCCAAATTAGTGGAACATTTCAATAAAACAGTCGAACAGGGAAATGCCAAAGAACTTGCCAACCTGTTCAATTCAGGCCAAACAGAAATGAAAGTTGACGAAGAGGGAGCCAAACAATTCATTCAGTATTTAAAGAAAAATCCGGACGAGTATACGAGCATGATCAAAAAACTGAGGAATGATGCTCGTCTTTTGGAAAACGGGGTCGAAGTTGTGAAACCAGAAGACGAACCATTTGTCAGCATCGAAAAATCAGATAAAAAATGGAATCTGATTGACCAATACAAAATTGTTCCTCATCCGTTTTTTATTAAAGTAACGGTTAACCGAAATCATTCTCTTTTATACATTGACAACAAAAAAATGAGTTACATCGAAAAAGATAAAGAACGAACTTTCGGCCCCTTCCTGCCTTCGGAACATACGGTCAAAGCTTTTTATGAGGGAAAATACGCCAATGTTTCCGACAAAAAAGAACTCGATCCGAAAACGGATGCAACCGATCATAATTTATACGCTGATCTGGATCTGACAGGGGATCACGTCACGATATATTCTGACTATGATGATGCTGTTGTTTATGTGAACGGAAAAAGCACCGGCAAGCGAGTGGGAGATATAGATGAGTTCGGCCCCGTGGAAACGGATGGTTCAACGAAAATTTCCGCAAAATTAAAATTGCCTGCCGGAACGTTCAAAAGCAATGAAGTGGCCATTCATGAACCTGATCAAGAAGTAGATCTCCATTTCGACAATCTTCCTCTCGCTGAAGATGGAGACGATATGGATAGCTTTACGGATAGTACAAATACTGCTAATGAGCTGGAAGACGTTTTAATGTCCCATTATGCGTGTATTTCCAGCCACGAATATGAAAAAGCCTTTGATTTGTTTTCCGCTAGACAGAAACAAAAAAGAAACTATGATGATTGGGTAAACGGAATAAAGGACAATTATCAAAACGATGTTGATTCTTTTTCAGTCGTCTATTTGGACAACAATCGGGCAACCGTCTCCTTCCACCTTACTTCATACGATTCCAAAGAAACAGGTACACTGAAACAAGAGTGGGAGGGAACATGGGGCATGGTGAAAGAAGGAGATCAATGGAAGTTAGACTCTCCTGCCATTAAAAAAATAAACTCAGAGGTTATAGAATAATGCAAAAGAAAAAGACTCTTTATATTCTTTGCCTCGTCATCGCAGCTGCATGTGCACTGGCTGTTTGGCATTTTCAATCTGTTCCCAACCCGGCTAAACTGG of the Bacillus smithii genome contains:
- a CDS encoding zinc ribbon domain-containing protein → MEIYCKQCGQKLKQGQGFCTHCGAAVENSEPVGPETPSPSRRLKSFSGKGISKKSKIILSISVIVLAAAFFAYKIAESNHKPSKLVEHFNKTVEQGNAKELANLFNSGQTEMKVDEEGAKQFIQYLKKNPDEYTSMIKKLRNDARLLENGVEVVKPEDEPFVSIEKSDKKWNLIDQYKIVPHPFFIKVTVNRNHSLLYIDNKKMSYIEKDKERTFGPFLPSEHTVKAFYEGKYANVSDKKELDPKTDATDHNLYADLDLTGDHVTIYSDYDDAVVYVNGKSTGKRVGDIDEFGPVETDGSTKISAKLKLPAGTFKSNEVAIHEPDQEVDLHFDNLPLAEDGDDMDSFTDSTNTANELEDVLMSHYACISSHEYEKAFDLFSARQKQKRNYDDWVNGIKDNYQNDVDSFSVVYLDNNRATVSFHLTSYDSKETGTLKQEWEGTWGMVKEGDQWKLDSPAIKKINSEVIE